GATGTGGACCTGAAGTTCTTTCAGGCTGCGCAACCCATGGCCGTGGCCATTGCCAGCGGCGATGTGGATTACGCCGTCACCGCGATTTCGGGTGGTCTGGTATCTCTGGCCGACAAAGGCGCCATCAAGGTCATCGGCGGCGCACTGTCCGAAGAGCCTGGCATCGACGGGCAGAAGATCCTTGCCAGTGATGCGGCATTTCAGGCGGGTCTGACCACGCCAGCCGCGTTGGAGGGCAAGAGCTTCGGGATGTCCACGGCTGGGTCGTCTTTTCACTATATGGGATCCAAAGTCGCGGCAGCCGAAGGCGTTTCGATGAGCTTCAAACCCTTGCAAAAGGTGGGCGCGATCATTGGCGCCTTGAAAACCGGACAAATTGATGCCTGGTCGATTGTGCCTCATATTGCTAAGCCGCTGGCCGGGTCGGGGGCGGTGCATATCATTGGCAATATTGCGGATTATCTGCCCGATTATCAGGTGACGACAGTGTTTACGTCGGCAACGAACGCGGCGAATGAAAAGGCAATGACGCAGGATTATCTGGCGGCCTACGCCAAGGGTGTCGCGGATTACAACGCCACGATGATTGCGCAGGCGGATGGACAGGCAGGGGTCGACGCAATGGTCGATCTGATCCACAAATATGTCTACACGGATCGACCGCGTGAGAAGGCGGCGCCGTCAATCATCAATGGCACCATGCGTTTGAACGAGGGGGCGGCATTGAATGTGGCCTCGGTGCGCGACCAGTTGCAATGGTTCCAGTCAGAGGGTCTTGTGGGAGAGGACATTACGCTCGATACGCTGCTGGATACTTCCTATGTCGACACGGTTGGCAGCTAGACCCGGTGGAGCTTCGTCTGGCGGGTGTCGGTCACAATTACGGTGCGCGCGAAGTGTTGCGCGGCATTGATCTGGAGGTGCCGGCAGGAAAGATCGTCTGTGTTGTCGGGCCATCGGGATGCGGCAAATCCACCTTGTTGCGCATGATGGGCGGGCTGGAAGAGCCGGATCAGGGCGAGATTGTTCAGGTCGGCGCGGTGCCAGA
This genomic interval from Paracoccaceae bacterium contains the following:
- a CDS encoding ABC transporter substrate-binding protein; translated protein: MLKFNRRQSIATLGAAAAVGLAAPAYATGKKITLGALRFTSHSGSFIAFERNYFADAGLDVDLKFFQAAQPMAVAIASGDVDYAVTAISGGLVSLADKGAIKVIGGALSEEPGIDGQKILASDAAFQAGLTTPAALEGKSFGMSTAGSSFHYMGSKVAAAEGVSMSFKPLQKVGAIIGALKTGQIDAWSIVPHIAKPLAGSGAVHIIGNIADYLPDYQVTTVFTSATNAANEKAMTQDYLAAYAKGVADYNATMIAQADGQAGVDAMVDLIHKYVYTDRPREKAAPSIINGTMRLNEGAALNVASVRDQLQWFQSEGLVGEDITLDTLLDTSYVDTVGS